A stretch of Oncorhynchus gorbuscha isolate QuinsamMale2020 ecotype Even-year linkage group LG24, OgorEven_v1.0, whole genome shotgun sequence DNA encodes these proteins:
- the LOC124013021 gene encoding LOW QUALITY PROTEIN: terminal nucleotidyltransferase 4A-like (The sequence of the model RefSeq protein was modified relative to this genomic sequence to represent the inferred CDS: deleted 1 base in 1 codon), protein MHHGCESGRFLSLHEEVVDFYNFMSPQPEEASMRKEVVNRIETVIKELWPTADVQIFGSFSTGLYLPTSDIDLVVFGKWERPPLQQLEQALRKHNVAEPFSIKVLDKATVPIIKLTDQETDVKVDISFNVETGVKAALFIKDYTKRYPVLPYLIFVLKQFLLQRDLNEVFTGGISSYSLILMVISFLQLHPRIDASSPNINLGILLIEFFELYGRHFNYLKTGIRVKNGGAYMAKEDMTKVMTNGYRPSMLCIEDPLMPGNDVGRSSYGAMQVKQVFDYAYIVLGHAVSPLARSYPNKDMDSTLGRIIKVTQEVIDYREWIMTKWGGRHLARMESRGSVLEQDPARCLLGVGVEEQRDSVSPHSADSPMSLSSPHQHSSASSVSSLSGSDNDSDSTPCPGRPPLCCVFQDSDSTPCPGRPPALPPYTLQSLGMTLPLGLALGKTGINQQHLIMSPGSQACMSLPSGLTMHSLPVRQVGIDMTPPTHHPAHHNPHAPSNPQPLSSPHPTSHTHQNGPKFHVKGFHNPAVVHSPALANRAHTPSHTRPHTLTHAVPQHLAPSEEGQPASKPEQIKDKTSPVSSPPFIPLSF, encoded by the exons TCTCCATGAGGAGGTGGTAGACTTCTACAACTTCATGTCTCCCCAACCTGAGGAGGCTTCTATGAGGAAGGAGGTGGTCAACAGAATCGAGACGGTCATCAAGGAGCTGTGGCCTACTGCTGac gtgcagATATTTGGCAGCTTCAGCACTGGACTCTACCTGCCCACAAG TGACATAGACCTGGTGGTGTTTGGGAAGTGGGAACGC CCCCCTCTGCAGCAATTGGAACAGGCCCTCCGGAAACACAACGTGGCGGAACCTTTCTCCATCAAAGTGCTGGACAAAGCTACA GTGCCAATCATCAAGCTGACTGACCAGGAGACAGACGTCAAAGTGGACATCAGCTTCAATGTGGAGACGGGAGTCAAAGCTGCTCTCTTCATCAAGGACTACACAAAG AGGTATCCCGTGCTGCCTTACCTGATCTTTGTGCTGAAGCAATTTCTGCTCCAGAGAGATCTCAACGAGGTGTTCACTGGAGGAATCAGCTCCTACAGCCTCATCCTGATGGTCATTAGCTTCctccag ctcCACCCAAGAATTGACGCCAGTAGCCCCAACATCAACCTTGGCATCCTGCTGATTGAGTTCTTTGAGCTGTACGGCCGCCATTTTAATTACCTGAAGACGGGCATCCGTGTCAAGAACGGAGGGGCCTACATGGCCAAGGAGGACATGACGAAGGTTATGACCAACGGCTACAGACCCTCCATGCTCTGTATAGAGGACCCACtgatgccag gtaaCGACGTTGGCAGGAGTTCGTACGGAGCCATGCAAGTCAAGCAGGTGTTTGACTACGCTTACATCGTCCTTGGTCACGCCGTGTCACCACTAGCACGCTCCTACCCCAACAAGGACATGGACAG CACTTTGGGGAGGATAATCAAGGTGACCCAGGAAGTGATTGACTACAGGGAGTGGATCATGACGAAGTGGGGAGGAAGGCACCTCGCCCGCATGGAGAGCCGTG GTTCTGTCCTGGAGCAGGACCCAGCACGGTGTCTGTTGGGTGTAGGTGTGGAGGAACAGAGGGACTCAGTCTCCCCTCACAGTGCAGACTCCCCCATGTCCCTGTCCAGTCCTCACCAACACTCCTCAGCCTCctcggtctcctctctgtccgggTCAGACAAT gacTCTGATTCGACGCCATGCCCTGGCCGCCCTCCcctctgctgtgtgttccaggacTCTGATTCGACGCCATGCCCTGGCCGCCCTCCGGCGCTGCCCCCCTACACCCTCCAGTCTCTGGGTATGACTCTACCCCTGGGCCTGGCACTGGGCAAGACTGGCATCAACCAGCAGCACCTCATCATGTCCCCTGGCTCACAG GCGTGTATGTCTTTGCCCAGTGGCCTGACGATGCACTCCTTACCTGTCAGACAGGTGGGTATAGACATGACCCCCCCTACCCACCACCCTGCCCACCATAACCCTCATGCCCCCTCCAACCCCCAGCCTCTGTCCAGCCCCCACCCCACCAGCCACACACACCAG aATGGTCCTAAGTTTCACGTGAAAGGCTTCCACAATCCAGCTGTGGTCCACAGTCCCGCCCTGGCCAACCGCGcccacacaccctctcacacacgcccacacacactcacacacgcagtACCGCAACACCTGGCGCCGTCGGAAGAGGGACAGCCTGCCAGTAAGCCTGAGCAGATAAAGGATAAAACATCCCccgtttcctctcctcccttcatccctctctcattctga